catgttgagtagggtatcaagcagactctcgcacacgttcttcgtgatatgcatgacatcaaggctgtgaggcacacggtggatcttccagtacggcaagtcccagaaaacagacctcgttttccataccttcaggaGCAGCTCTggtgcctttctcttctttcccggctctagcgccttttgcttctttcccggcagtgggcaatctttccaaattttcaacagctcgtctatttcctcgccactcctcgtacgcgggcgtcttcggggttttgtttcaccatcgaacagatccttgcgttttctccatgggtcatcgtcgcgaagccaccttcgatgtcccatcaacacggttttcgaagacccgggatctctatctagctggcgatttgtgtcatccatgcacctgacgcatccagaaaatccgtggaccacctgccccgcgagatatccgtaaccgagatagtcgtgcaccgtcgtgagcagtgcggctctcataggaaaatattctttctctgtggcatcccacgtattggctggcgttttccacagcgtgtctagctcctctttcagcagccccagatacagattgatgtcgttccctagttgtttcggcccttcaattagcatactcatgtgaatgtacttcctcttcatgcacaaccgggggggaaggttgtacatccacataaacaaaggccaggtgctatgtgtgcttctctggctgccaaacagattgactccatcggtgctcgtgcccagcacgatgttccttggatcgtccccaaattctgggtgttcgaagttcaacgcttgccactggctcgcatccttagggtgactcagcatcttgtcttttttatttatctccggatcatttccctcatcttcttgcttcttctcctccctatctgtgtgccaacgcaggagctttgctagcttagggtccgtgaaataccgctgcaaacgagaagtgatcggaaagtaccacaccacttttcgaggagctttcctcctcttcttgtatcgagtgacgccgcacaccagacatatggtagactccacgtgctcgtcccgataaatgatgcaattgttcatgcacacatggtatttcacatgcggtaaatccagaggacacacgattttcttcgcctcctcgaaactggtcgggcacttgttccccttgggaagacgttcgtgccagaatgacatgttctcgtcgaagcatgcgtcggtcattttatgttttaccttcatctccagagccatgagcgttactttcaggcgggtatcctcgggcctgcatccttcatacaatggagtaaccgcgtctatctccaattgatccagcttggctttctctcaggcggcagctcttgcgttatccgtctgcttgagaagcagctcttgaatatgaagGTCCTGCACCCAgaccatcgatggtccatcgtcgtctgctccggcatcttcatcttcctcatcatcatgtccggcatcttctacatgatgactgtgtacagcatcaccgccgtgatcatgtcctggagattcttcgtcttctcgcccgccctcgccgcggtggttgtcttgctgcccttccttatttcttgcccATCCCCCATGGACGAATTCATAATCatgttcatcaccttgccaccgatagccatccatgaaaccacgcaagagcaggtggtcccgcacctgcccggaatccgggtcagcaataaggctcttcagcttgcatcgtCGACACGGACAtattatctccgtctcattcttttgaagcatctcagccttcgcagagctcaaaaacctattcatgatgccttcggtcatcgtgcggaccatggtcgcctgcggggtagagcaaaacgatattttagaaccaagaaaaaatttggcatgactttccctaaaaataggaccaaaaagagtGCATATTGCCAAAATTCTCGCCtcaacggaaatgaatcaacattccggcaaaaaattgcaactatcgcatttcaaataccagtacctgcaaacacaaacatatgtgcaacaccacaaacatacatagatctagctaggccataaaaagtgcatgtgcacgttgttggaggaagAAAAAAAGTAGAtttacaacataaagatagctttccccttacttacctatcaaaaaaaggtaatttaaccacttaacttggatgaatctatggtgcaaatgaggtgaggaggaggaggaggcagtcgagacaagtttggaggaggaggtggagagaatgaagtggggaaagtgggtgtgtaggtgtggctgtccaaaatatctagctggtcccaggttactaatggcgcaccacccaaaaatgcgccattagtaaccctggttactaatggcgcaccagcttgtgatgcgccattagtagttttgcaaaaaaaaattatagtagtggcgcacgtggtgagtggtgcgccattactagttaaactagtaatgacgcactgttacctggtgcgccattagtatttttgaaaaaaaaatatgttagtagtggcgcaccattggtgtggatggcgcaccagcacatgatGCGCCaatgctatatagtagtggcgcaccacatgtctggtgcgccattagtgtccatattatctatagcccttttcctagtagtgacgggTCACCGACGATTTATATCAAGGATCTCGGTCCAATTGGCTTCCTATCAAGGATCCATTGTCAATGTTCAAGAAGTAATTTAAGTCGGCACTATTTGAGTCAGAAAGAAAAATAAGAGAGGGTTGTAACATGCAAGATTGCAGGGATATGGGCAGCAATATAAAGGAGATGGAGCAACAAAGTTTAGCATTGGGAAAAACATGTACAAGTAGGTTCTAACATCTATTTTGTAATTCTCTAATCCTCTCCTACACATCAATGGAAAAATGCATACATTATTGTGTTGCACTCCAAAACAAAAGTAATAATATTATGTGTTTTTCTACTTAACTACTTAAATTTATCAAAATGTTTGTGTATTCAATTTCAGAACAAGTTAGTCGTCACAAGTTCAAACCCATGTTTGTGGGCGAACCGAGCAATGTCGAGTTATTCCTAAGGTACGGATAAATTATTGCATTCTTTCCTATCTACTTCTAAATTCCTTTTAGGAAGGTTTCATTGTTGTATTATATTATTTAGTAATTGATACGGGCATGTCCAATCAGTTGACATCTATTTTTTTTCCTTCATTTAACTTACTACTGCCtacgatccataataagtgtcgcagttttgaactaaccTCAGTTCAAAACTGGGACACATATTTTGGATCGGAGCGAGTACTTTCCTTAAAATTTATGCTTATGTTGACCTAACAATGAATAGAGTGAAAGAAGATTTAATGATtcaaaattaaaatttaaaatagaTTTCATTACATGGTCATaggtaaaaaatgaaaaaaaaataccgTCTTAGGACaaagaaaactttcaaaaatgtACTAACCATTGTTGCCTTGGGCATGTGTGTGGCCCATTGTGTCATATGAGATCTACATAACTGTACAATAACCAGATAGCATATGTTAGATCTCTGTAACAATATATAAAAGGGGTGTGTGTTTGATCTACAAAACGTATCCAAACATATCTCATAAACTAGATCTTCCATACCTAAACAAATCATAACAAGTATATCTTCATATCGAAAACAACACGGCCTAGAGTCGTCATAATTGCACACAAAAGAACATTCCATCACATACACCAATACTAAATAAATGAAATGGATAGATACACGAATGGAGCACTATAGAAGAATTATTGTTACCATCTTATGTTGTGTAGACAATTAGTACTGTCAGCATATACAAAATTTCTTAGTGGCAATACACAAAATAAAATGGTTTGAGTGATTAGACACCAGCATGCACCGACAAAGAAGTGTGTAGATGAGCATTGATTACTCAAACCAAATGGTTGATTTATTTGTacaaaaatattttaaataaagGATGAATCCAATTTTATATACAAGCAAACCAAGTTTCAAAAAACAAAATACAAGCAAGAACTAGGTGGGAAGACCGAATAGGAATGTAATGGGATTACACCATACAGCCATGCACAAAAAAGGTTAACTGCATAAAGTTGTTGACCTACTACACTAAAGAGCATACAACAACTGATCTTTCGGGCACATATATATTTTATTAGTTTACTCACAACTACATGCCTGACTATGTAAACATGTTATTCTAAAAATGAATCAATCTCATCAGATTTCATAAAAATACATTTTATAATTCTTATTACATTTATTACCAACACAATTATATATTCATATACAAAATAAATATCAATGCTACATCTATGAAAATTTATCAATGTCAACAacaaataaataataaacatttttggAAGAGTAAAATATGATGTCCTCGCATTAGACGGCCACTGTGCTagttaaaaaaagaaaaagacatGGTTCACGCTATCATTTCGGTGCCAAGGACGATTCTTAGTTCGCCTTGGTGCTGGAGCAGGTGCGCCTGACCATTCCCTGGGAGCCAGTCAACGGGCTGAGGTTCCCCATCTTCACCATGGCCGATGCGAAGGCGTTCCTGAACGTCTCCGGGTTAGCCGCGAAGCTGTCGACCATGTTCTCAGTGGCACCACCGGCGCCAACGGTGTAGAGCACCTGGTCGGAGTGCAGGAGTCCCTTGTTGAGCTGGAGGTTGACGAAGTAGCTGTTGTCGAACGAGTCTGCATTAATGGGTGTCGGGGTGTCGTCCAGCTGTGCCAGGTTGCTGTCGCCGGAGCCAGTTGGCTGGGGGCAGTTGGCCTTGAGCTTCGCGGCGTAGTCCGGATCAATGTTGGCCTCGTTGTAGAGCCGGTTCCTGAAGTTCTTGCACTGCGCCCGCCCAACCGTGTGGGCACCAGAGAGGGCGACCATATCGATCGAGCTGAACCCCTTGGCGGCGAATCTGGTGTTGAGGCCGGCGACGTCCAAGGACGACGGAGGCAGGTCGTTGTTGGCCAGTGTCACGCTAGCCGTGGTGGAGTCCCTTCTCCCGAGTTGAACCGTCCACGACGGCCCTCCCAACTGTATATGCGCCAGCAAAATAAAATTGATTTATTATGTTTCCGTGAACGTGCACAAACTGACAGGTCTACTAGGCGCTTCGCCatgcgagcaaattaaggtggtcGCTTCGTACCGCGACGACGGAGtcacgggcggcgacggcgaggatgtcggcgcaggagacgatgAGGGTGCGCTTGTTGTTGTCGCACGCGgcttccaccaagtccttgatttTCTGGATGAGGTCCATGCCAAGCAGCGATCCCGCGTTCCCGCCTGCGTTCTGCTCGTTGCCAGACAGCAGAACGGACGCGTCACAGCCCTGCGTGTACGTAGCCATGCAACATTTATATATGCACGGTTAACCGCTGGTGTTTAGCAAGCAAATGAACAAAACCGAAACTAAAACAAGGCCAGCCAGGCTATAGAAGTGGTATGTGAAAAACTTGCTTGGACAAAGCAGTCGTGGAAGTGCAGCCGGAGCAGGGACGCGCCCATGCGGGGGTTGCTGCTCACGGCGGCGTCCACGGC
The window above is part of the Triticum aestivum cultivar Chinese Spring chromosome 2A, IWGSC CS RefSeq v2.1, whole genome shotgun sequence genome. Proteins encoded here:
- the LOC123184736 gene encoding peroxidase 2-like — its product is MASSSLSVVLLLCLAAAVSAQLSPTFYDSSCPGALSTIKSAVDAAVSSNPRMGASLLRLHFHDCFVQGCDASVLLSGNEQNAGGNAGSLLGMDLIQKIKDLVEAACDNNKRTLIVSCADILAVAARDSVVALGGPSWTVQLGRRDSTTASVTLANNDLPPSSLDVAGLNTRFAAKGFSSIDMVALSGAHTVGRAQCKNFRNRLYNEANIDPDYAAKLKANCPQPTGSGDSNLAQLDDTPTPINADSFDNSYFVNLQLNKGLLHSDQVLYTVGAGGATENMVDSFAANPETFRNAFASAMVKMGNLSPLTGSQGMVRRTCSSTKAN